The genomic DNA CGGCGGAGAGCGAACTGATCGCCGTCCGTAGTGCCCGCCTCCTCGCGCGCGTGGACCTCCATCTGGCCCTCGGCGGTGGATTCGATCCCCGCCGTGGCCCCATGGCCGACTTCCTCGACGTGGCCACGGCCGACACCGATTCCGACAGCGAGTGAGACCGAAGATGAACCCGACCGTCCGCAAGATCGTCCTGCCCGTCGCCGCCCTGCTGATCGGCGCCTTCGGCGCCGCGGTCATCGTGAAGGCCCGGCCCGAGGCGAAGCGCGTGCGCCCGCCAGAGATCGTTCCCGTGGTCGAGGTGATGCGGGTCGAGCGCGGTCCGCACGTGCACGCGGTCGCGGGTCAGGGCACCGTCGAGCCCCGAACCGCGAGTGCGTTGGTCGCCGAGGTTCCCGGTCGCGTGGTGAGCGTGAGCGAGGACTTCGTCGAAGGCGGCTTCTTCGACCGGGGCGACGTGCTCGTCCGCCTCGACGACCGCGACACCCGGGCAGCCGTGGCCCAGGCCGAGGCCCAGACGGCCCAGACACGTGTCGCCCTCGAGCGCGAGAAGGAAGAAGCCCGCGTCGCGCGCGAGGAATGGGAACGCTTCGACCGTGAGGGAGAGCCGGGACCGCTGGTGTTGCGCGCGCCGCAGTTGGCCCAGGCGCGGGCGGCGCTGAACGCGGCCGAAGCCCAGGTCGAACGGGCCCGCCGGGACCTCGAGCGCACCCGACTGCGCGCCCCCTACGCCGGCCGTCTGCGCGAGAAACTCGTCGACGTGGGCGACTACCTGCAGCCCGGCGCTCGGGCGGCGGCGATCTACGCCGTGGACTACGCCGAGGTGCGCGTCCCGCTCTTCGACCAGGACCTCGCATTCCTCGATCTCCCCCTGGGCGTGCGCGGCGAGGACAACGACGACATGCGAGGACCGCGCGCCGTCGTCCGCGGCACCTTCGCCGGCCGGGAACACGAATGGCTCGGTCGGGTGCACCGCACCGAGGGCGAGATCGACCCACGGAGCCGCATGGTCCACGTCGTCGTACGCGTGGCGGATCCCTACGGGGCCGCGGCCGGTCAGGCCGGCGTTCCCCTCGCGGTGGGCATGTACGTCGACGTCGAGATCCAGGGAACCCGTGTCGACGACGTGGCCGTGATCCCGCGGAGCGCACTCCTGTCCGGCGACCGCGTCGGCG from Candidatus Krumholzibacteriia bacterium includes the following:
- a CDS encoding efflux RND transporter periplasmic adaptor subunit, with translation MNPTVRKIVLPVAALLIGAFGAAVIVKARPEAKRVRPPEIVPVVEVMRVERGPHVHAVAGQGTVEPRTASALVAEVPGRVVSVSEDFVEGGFFDRGDVLVRLDDRDTRAAVAQAEAQTAQTRVALEREKEEARVAREEWERFDREGEPGPLVLRAPQLAQARAALNAAEAQVERARRDLERTRLRAPYAGRLREKLVDVGDYLQPGARAAAIYAVDYAEVRVPLFDQDLAFLDLPLGVRGEDNDDMRGPRAVVRGTFAGREHEWLGRVHRTEGEIDPRSRMVHVVVRVADPYGAAAGQAGVPLAVGMYVDVEIQGTRVDDVAVIPRSALLSGDRVGVVRDGRLELRDAEVVRSTRTSVVLSDGVDDGDQVLLTRLDVLVDGMSVRVAATREAAR